CTGGCAGAGGCCAACAGCACGGAGGTCAGCCCAGCACCGGCCAAGAACGGCTCACTGGCCTCGCTGCAGGAGCTGGACGCTGCCTTCTCCCAGCTGAGGTCCCACCTGTACAACATCACCCTGCAGCTGTCGGGTGACGCCAACCCCGGCCCACGGCGGCACGTCCTGCTGATGGCCACCACCCGCACCGGCTCCTCCTTCGTTGGGGAATTCTTCAACCAGCAGGGCAGCATTTTCTACCTCTTTGAGCCCCTCTGGCACGTCGAGAAGACAGTGACCTTCCTGCCGGGGGGAGCCAGCGCggtgggctcagccttggtttACCGAGACGTCCTcaagcagctcctcctctgcgACCTCTACATCTTGGAGAACTTCATCTCGCCGGTGCCCGAGGGCCACCTGACGCCCTTCTTATTTCGGCGGGGCTCCAGCCACTCGCTGTGCGAGGAGCCCgtctgcacacccagcaccaAGAAGGTCTTCGAGAAGTACTACTGCAAGAACCGCCGCTGCGGGCCCCTCAACATCACGCTGGCGGCCGAGGCGTGCCGGCGCAAGCAGCACGTGGCCCTGAAGACCGTGCGCATCCGGCAGCTGGAGTTCCTGCAGCCGCTGGTGGAGGACCCTCGGCTGGACCTGCGCATCATCCAGCTGGTGCGGGACCCCCGCGCCGTGCTGGCCTCGCGCATGGTGGCCTTCTCCGGCAAGTACGAGACCTGGAAGAAGTGGGCATCCGAAGGGGAGGCCCCTCTGCGCGAGGAGGAGGTGCAGAGGCTGCGGGGCAACTGCGAGAGCATCCGACTGTCGGCGGAGCTGGGGCTGCGGCGGCCGGGCTGGCTGCGGGGCCGCTACATGCTGGTGCGCTACGAGGACGTGGCGCAGGCGCCGCTGCTCAAGGCGCGGGAGATGTTCCGCTTCGCCGGGCTGCCCCTCACCCCGCAGGTGGAGGAGTGGATCGGTAAAAACACGCAGGCTCCCCACGACGGCAACGGCGTCTACTCCACGTGCAAGAACTCCTCGGAGCAGTTCGACAAGTGGCGGTTCAGCATGCCCTTCAAGCTGGCGCAGGTGGTGCAGGATGCCTGCGCCCCCGCCATGCAGCTCTTTGGCTACAAGCTGGCCAGCAGCCCCGCGGCGCTGGCCAACCGCTCCTTCAGCCTGCTGGAGGAGGCACAGCCCGCCTGGGTCACGTAAATGTGCGGGGCCACGGCGGCGGGGCGGAACGAGGGGCTGCGGCCGCGCTCCCGGCCGGTCCGGAGACGACCTGGGGGTCCCTGCTCCCAAAAATGCTCCTCGCTGCTGCCAGATGGCAGCCCCGGGAGCCAGAGcatcctggcagagctggtCCCAGGGTCCTGCAGAGCCTGAATTGCACAGTTTCTccgggaatggggaaatggtAAGGGTGAGGGGCGGTGGGGTTGGCAACAGGGCCACCTCCCCAGCTCGAGAGCTGcactgaggaagaggaggatgacagcaaggcagagagggacaggaccAAGCACCTCTGCCTTGCCACCCCCAtgccagctgggacagggcaaGGACAAAATCCCTGTGGTGCCAGCAAGCACCCAGACCCCACAGACCTTCTTGGTTTAGTGCCTTCTTCATACACCAGCACAGACTGGAAACTGCCCACAGAGCCCTGGATGGCACTTGGGCTGCAACAAAATGAGGTGACTATGGTTTGATATTCTTCAAACTTGGTTTTGgaggtttgggttttatttcctttttttttttttcccctgtgtatTTGCATACCAggtggatttatttatttattatgtgcAAAGGAGGGGGATGCTGATCAAGGAGCGAAGCCCAAAAATCAGAGCAGCACGAAGGGAGACACTCAGAAAAGAGGTTTTAGCTGGAGACCACCATGTGTCCTCCTGTGTGATCCTGGGAGAGTCCCCAGGGACTGACTGGCTGTAaccccccacagcccccacgGGGCAGCGACCGTGAAATTCAAAATTCGGCGGTGCTGAAAAACTGTCAGACTTAtctgattaaaaacaaaacaccagcGCAGAATCCAAAGCATATCTTGTCTCCTTAGTATTGGTGGGTGTCCCCTGCCTGGGGGGAGCCCCACAAATCCAAGCTAACATCACTGGTGGGTAGCCAAACCTGGTAGAGGCCCAGGGAGTTTGAGGGTGTTTGCCACGTGCAGATGTTGATCCAGTGCCGAGCTGCCCCCTCCAATTCAcatttcattaattaaaatgcCTATTTTTAGTCACCCCCACCCTCCCCCCTGCCCTCTTTGtagctcattttttttctcccccaggtATTTTGGGTTATGGCAGCCACCTGAGAGAGAAGTCAAGCATTTTACGGAGAGTGGCTGTCTCCACTGAGGCGTCCCAACAGCCGCATGTCCCCTTCTCCCCAACTAGAGCTGCTGgccaaaagcaaaaataaataaacgAGCCCAGACGGCAGCCGGCCACAGCTGGGCTGCGCTTTGCCGGCCGTGGAACGCGCTGGGGCTCCGGCGAAGGGCTGcggctgggctgagctcacaAAAGCCGCGTTTTGGACCCGAGCGGGAGAACAGAGGCGGCATTGAGGagcgcggggccggccggcgGGGAGCAGCCACGGCGGAGCCCCGGCAGCCATCCGCGGAGCTTTTCCGATCAGGGCCGGGCTGCATCTGCCTTCAAGGTGTGATTTCGGggtgctggctgccagctgggcGGGGAAAGGGCGcaaaagtggggttttttggcaCAGCCTCATCGCTTGCAGGCCATGGAGAGAGTCAGCCTCCTCCCCGCTTCACACGCAGCCGTCGGCATCACAAGCAGCGCTGGGGCTGCTGAGTgaatggggttttgtttggaggcttcctgctgggaaagcagcGGGGTCACTGAGGTCAGATGGATATTCCGCAGCTGCGCGCTGGGAAAAGCCCACAGAGCTCGGCCAGCATGAGGGGGAACGCAGTGGGACGCAGGTAAATGCCCTGGAAAAGCACCATTAGGTTGgcttttacagagaaaaaaaaaagcagcatgagGGGTGAGTAGCTTACTAAGCTGCCACAGCCGAGGAGGGGACATTGGAGAGCGCCCAGGATCCCCCTGCCATCCCAGCCTGGGTGGCGGAAATCCGGGTTcagggggcagggacaggcaaaTCCAAGGTGGGCAAGCGGTTTCGAGGTGGAAGACAAGCGGCGAGGGCAGCGGGAGCTGCGCTGAGCCGAGCGGGAGGCAGAGGCTGAGTGACGGCCACGCGTTGTCACCTGCGCTGCCTCCGGCCCGGCTGGCTCCAGCCCGCACTGCCAGCCAAGCATGAGCAATTGTTCCTGGACACCCTCCAGCTTCCCGTCAGAAACGTCACaggacagagagaaaacatGCTCCCGACCCATGCCCATTTCCGCGGGGCTAATTGCTCCCATTAAACCTACGGAGCCCAGGCGCATCGGGAAGCCACAGGGGACGCGGCTCctttcagctggagcagctgaattccccctgagctggctgcagggaggttTGTCCCCCCAAAAGAGGGGCCTCCTGCTCACcttgctctggctgctgccaggcctTGGCTGAATTTGGGACGAAAAGTATGGATTAGGAAAGTCACAGCAAGAGGCAGTGCCTTAGAGCAAGGACATGCCTGTATCCAGATGGACCACGCGGGATGTGgagctgccacaggagctgccatGGATGCAGCCTCGCCCTTTCTCATAGACAccaatgccaaaaaaaaaagaaaaaaacccctaaaattcAATCCTCTTTTCAAAAGATCGAAGCTTTCCGAAATAAAGCACTTCCAAAGCTtggtttaaaataaagaaatacaagaaccccagcctgcagctgtaCTGCTTTCCAggctcccctcccagcctgctgcagctgtgctctggggggaatttgggaacaTTGTGGTGATGCCAGTTGTCACCAGAGAGACCTTTTCCACaagcagcccagagcagtgcagggacatGCCCTGTGGGTTAGGGCCACCAACCAAACCTGCTTCTCCTTGGGGTCACTGCAGGTAACACAAGATGATGTAGCACCAGTGAGCTTTCACAAATGATGGATGTGCTGTTCCCCTCTAAATGGGATCTTTCTGGGAAATTATTCCCTCTCGCTGGTCTAATCCAGGGTTGACTTTGGACAGCAGGTACATCCTGCTGTTTCTCTACTTCCTTCTCAGAGCActcagggctgcctggggcCATGCTGGCATGGCTGAGCTTGCTGTGGAGAGACAGTTCTTGCTTCAGGCAGAAGCTGCTGGTGCCAAGGAAGACAGCTGTCCAGGTGGGCAAGTCTCTGAAATGCCACCTTAGATGCCCTGCAGTTTAACACCCAGGTGGCCCTGCTGGGCCATGGAGCCAGGTTGGTCCATAGAAATCCACAAAAAGGCCTTTTTCCAGCCTGGCATGGGGTTTCTCCCAAACAGCAGAAGTGgtagctgctctgctggctgtccTGACCCCCCATACCCTTCTCCTCCCTTGTGCCAGCTCTTTTTAATGGGATTGGGTGAGCTAATCCCTCATGTCCCCTCGCAGCCCTATCAGAGGGGATTTCTGcacaggggctggagggaaggaaatccATCATGCCAGCAATTGCCTGCCCTCACCCAGCCCCACTGGCTTCTGCTGGAGGCTGGATCAaccctttccttctctccatcATGGGGTTTGGTGTGGTTCTTGCAGGGAGCTGGTCCATGGCTACAGCTGCACCATCCAAATATCCAAATATCGGGTCAGTGGGGAGACCCATGGGCCAGCGAGGGACCCACAAGGGCTGCAGCACATGTGGGCATTTCAGCATTAAATGACAAccttgttttttgttgtgtttttctaaGAGACTGCATGCCTGACCAGACTGCATTTCTTGGTCTGCATCCCATATTTATCCTGTAATTACACCTTTGGACAAAGGCTGCCTGTCTGTGAGGCCCATTTTTTTCAGGACACAGTTTTATTCTATGCTCTGCTTTCACTGTAATGAAATCTGGGgggcaagaggaagaaaactcCCCACATCAGGAGTGAAAGCTGTTCTTTCTCAAAAGCTGCCCCAAGAGCAAAGGAGCTTGCTCAagccctttcccttttcccagcgAAACCCCAGCATCTGACATCCTTTAGGCTTCTCTACCACCCCACAAGGATTAATGCCACAAACCATGTCATCCTATAAAAGAATGGAGTGGAGTGGAAGGAGATCCCAGCTCCCCATGGATACAAAGATCACCTTAACTGCAGAGACCATTGCATTTCACCCTTGGGGTTTTCCCACCCTTTTCTGGGTGGGATCTGTGACCGATTTATGGGTTGGCATGGACAGAGATGCTGTCTATAAATAAACATGAATGGTCCAGCCTGACCAAAATAGGGTGATTTTGGTACTGTCATCCATGGGAAGCAGCTTGTCTTCTCAAGCCACTGAAaaactggaaatgaaaaatgaggtttgttg
The window above is part of the Catharus ustulatus isolate bCatUst1 chromosome 8, bCatUst1.pri.v2, whole genome shotgun sequence genome. Proteins encoded here:
- the CHST3 gene encoding carbohydrate sulfotransferase 3 isoform X2, yielding MEIRRALPQDIRELLHCLKMRSKYAVLLVFVISLVIIEKENNFISRVSDKLKQSPQALAEANSTEVSPAPAKNGSLASLQELDAAFSQLRSHLYNITLQLSGDANPGPRRHVLLMATTRTGSSFVGEFFNQQGSIFYLFEPLWHVEKTVTFLPGGASAVGSALVYRDVLKQLLLCDLYILENFISPVPEGHLTPFLFRRGSSHSLCEEPVCTPSTKKVFEKYYCKNRRCGPLNITLAAEACRRKQHVALKTVRIRQLEFLQPLVEDPRLDLRIIQLVRDPRAVLASRMVAFSGKYETWKKWASEGEAPLREEEVQRLRGNCESIRLSAELGLRRPGWLRGRYMLVRYEDVAQAPLLKAREMFRFAGLPLTPQVEEWIGKNTQAPHDGNGVYSTCKNSSEQFDKWRFSMPFKLAQVVQDACAPAMQLFGYKLASSPAALANRSFSLLEEAQPAWVT
- the CHST3 gene encoding carbohydrate sulfotransferase 3 isoform X1 → MLSLLLPTAGAGKALAQETFPACRRDLGVFPMEIRRALPQDIRELLHCLKMRSKYAVLLVFVISLVIIEKENNFISRVSDKLKQSPQALAEANSTEVSPAPAKNGSLASLQELDAAFSQLRSHLYNITLQLSGDANPGPRRHVLLMATTRTGSSFVGEFFNQQGSIFYLFEPLWHVEKTVTFLPGGASAVGSALVYRDVLKQLLLCDLYILENFISPVPEGHLTPFLFRRGSSHSLCEEPVCTPSTKKVFEKYYCKNRRCGPLNITLAAEACRRKQHVALKTVRIRQLEFLQPLVEDPRLDLRIIQLVRDPRAVLASRMVAFSGKYETWKKWASEGEAPLREEEVQRLRGNCESIRLSAELGLRRPGWLRGRYMLVRYEDVAQAPLLKAREMFRFAGLPLTPQVEEWIGKNTQAPHDGNGVYSTCKNSSEQFDKWRFSMPFKLAQVVQDACAPAMQLFGYKLASSPAALANRSFSLLEEAQPAWVT